A genomic segment from Anticarsia gemmatalis isolate Benzon Research Colony breed Stoneville strain chromosome 14, ilAntGemm2 primary, whole genome shotgun sequence encodes:
- the Mgtor gene encoding nuclear basket protein megator isoform X3: MEAAESEAGAKNHLNNVLSEEEFAVIPNPVAEKINTYIDKKFEEYLTAKALHETNKSQIGDKVTTLETQLLDVTAKYEDALKKLSTTDETISELNQQVKSLNAELEKARDKISRLENDIISIKSSRDAAVDERNDLTRILQRRDAEVERLTASETALSQQLRAAIDAKCEALAQNDEIQSKELSLQYREKRIEQERTLLNSQIAGLTEEVNRLTSELQTVRLNNTSRLVSLETQLAEKVEELNAANETISQLNEVKKSLNNRAENLSQRLMEQREVETKMTENYKKELEAKTKLADLFKTMHDDAESKTLEMTEGIAELQKLLNEATEKYGDLETRYKQAELDHEELMEKKNEVIASLKTELDHANDLLKAANAQNLDLALSDLAPSAATASKLLKSGMSLTQIYSQLVKVTDELAQEKEENRRLNLTINSIVQELEEKAPMLQKQKAEFEETLESNTALSQQIDSLVIECNRLRDDYSESSKIANHYSRENGKLKGELADLGRQVCFLLKEIEHSRGGAIPNGDHDSSQTTSNTTNSSDLNSSRIISKTLVTFSDIQELQSNNQKLLRMIREMTDKQEEFERHKEQFESGEMQNKIESLKNRVVELTEAQDRQTKMVNGLIRQRDMFKKLYHDHMKGKRHELSAFEVAELEKSGMFPTDVQSPEIVSKPAIPEPSSFEIKYKETEKQLELLKEEYKTYKEEKITNERMLFEQIDNMRQEIAKLTAANSKCSSTSEYNNERLKILQTNITTYKKQITSLEEKNKAYNATIAKHEVSLQHLRDEALNAQSKLAAAEIQLDNLKLELKLLKDAEARLQTEKEMLNRERQGQSLLLKNLELIKASLERVEAENRIKLESRLDEATRECSALRRRLQEEQDRFRELAAHLERQTNTAKERMQEEKKAADDLRKELTEMRQDLAEKAKAHEELAKKLKIALSPNTDGSFDTVKKIRDLENKLSDRQEEVKSLQEQLNVAKEHIKQYCDISESAEKELKSLSAEYESYKAETEAKLAAYTSKLQNMEDKCSELEAELSLHANGEHSNSNTTLKNELANVREELNAALANMESYRTELETARSEMTKLSHSLQSAEEKYTHEMILHSSDIQCLSQVKEELQKAQNQINELIALKNRAVEELETERKSWLDRQKILMTENEQLTERLKDLNDQNSLLHDQIQALGTQLSVSHASRSRSESINESANESGMNISIGEDDGKSSEQLFQIVKFLRKEKDIAMAKFDILQAETMRLKSQLEIVEKQLDDTKLSLAAEREKSEVSMVTVNKQSDILRKVETLNALTDSNRILREERDTLTARVEELAAIAKTTESQLAPLQDKISDLTSKNETLQSENSALKADCARWRTRVNALVERANKTSPEDWKRLQNERETLAKMLTNEKENVRKLNEELSAIKIEKSKLEEQYTLVSRQQNALAEENKKLNEELQTLKDDMARVTEEVAKVKAELSLMGATNTKLTEELATKDASLIDIRNKENQIRKIAKKYKAQYEELMKTVDEDKKRNEGSIAAADAAMTESNKKFEEQIAELQAKLEVEKVNTEKLKQELETLRTANMEKEEKSKQVLKQAKSKIVQLTELKNSLSRELDESRNKIGALEQSTRDEQDVRVALIKSQYEGRLSRLEKERSEAQAEKTREVEALHQKVTMLQRQLASQASASKQQATAEKTTTDPPTANIKPMAGVAQQSVTASRRGGETPLASIRPMAQVGPTAPHDAHTTEYMPASSSRPLPRAALAASTAPPESTQDMDTSEAGMGSSGSSDSTAQPSSHTQPPQQAVAMVMPRIEQPSAAASVSVSGVSAASSAATPSVPTPAASAPPSTGTTGAGASVAGSQASGSVSTSHAPPGVSTSQPAAGVSTSHAPAGVSTSHAPPGVSTSQAPPGVSTSHAPPGVSTSHPPPGVSTSHAPPESRPSKRRLQQRPLAAKRTRVQGFERSVEVEYQVPTSSRCDQDDEGVIVVDSEEDDERCTGTMYREGEEDEEDMDEEQEVEGGEEEEEVEGDDAENVARQESPAQSPEAGEDAEEVEESELRPSASAAAEADSEPAPAIQQIEAISSGTEPSGTLSLGGNGGDDGDDSIVPSTPTLYVPRRNDGFGEAVVSPLGAGAGARFTFAEAGAGAALAAHHDTHADLAAALPPAAPPHPTHPAHAPHAPHADEQGGETRDWEESRAEEEATAVSSQGSEPSSPHQQVAEEGREAEASAPTGVARRAHAQAHAHSPHSPHSQNQRWMRAADSESGTRGRGMRSRGRPSRRSHNYMRF; encoded by the exons gcGACAAAGTAACTACATTAGAGACACAGCTCCTGGATGTGACAGCCAAGTATGAAGATGCTTTGAAGAAGCTCTCAACTACTGATGAAACAATCTCTGAACTAAACCAGCAAGTAAAATCTTTAAATGCGGAACTTGAAAAGGCTCGTGACAAAATAAGCCGACTGGAAAATGACATCATTTCTATTAAAAGTTCAAGAGATGCTGCTGTTGATGAAAGGAATGACTTGACCAGAATTTTGCAAAGGCGCGACGCCGAAGTGGAAAGATTGACCGCTAGCGAAACTGCTTTATCTCAACAGCTACGTGCTGCGATTGACGCCAAATGCGAAGCGCTAGCACAAAATGACGAAATTCAGAGTAAAGAACTTTCACTACAGTATCGCGAAAAACGTATCGAACAGGAGAGGACTTTACTCAACTCACAAATTGCTGGTTTAACTGAAGAGGTTAATAGGCTCACTTCAGAGCTGCAAACTGTAAGGCTTAATAATACAAGTAGATTAGTGAGCCTGGAAACCCAATTAGCTGAGAAGGTAGAGGAATTAAATGCTGCAAATGAAACAATCAGTCAGCTGAACGAGGTAAAGAAGAGTTTAAACAATCGAGCTGAGAATCTTTCTCAGCGTCTAATGGAACAGAGAGAAGTAGAAACTAAAATgactgaaaattataaaaaagaattagaagccaaaacaaaattagctgatttatttaaaacaatgcaTGATGATGCTGAATCTAAAACATTGGAGATGACAGAAGGTATTGCagaattacaaaaattattgaatgaaGCTACCGAAAAGTATGGTGACTTAGAGACGAGGTACAAACAGGCGGAATTAGATCATGAAGAATTAATGGAAAAGAAAAACGAGGTGATTGCTTCTTTAAAGACAGAGTTAGACCATgcaaatgatttattaaaagcTGCCAATGCCCAAAATCTTGACCTGGCTTTGAGTGACTTGGCTCCATCAGCAGCTACTGCCAGTAAGTTACTTAAGTCAGGGATGTCGCTTACACAAATATATTCACAACTGGTGAAAGTTACTGATGAATTAgcacaagaaaaagaagaaaaccgACGCTTAAATCTTACTATAAATTCCATTGTTCAAGAATTAGAGGAAAAGGCTcctatgttacaaaaacaaaaagccGAATTTGAGGAAACATTAGAAAGCAACACTGCTCTGTCTCAACAGATTGACTCTCTTGTTATAGAGTGTAACAGACTTCGGGATGATTATAGTGAATCTTCTAAAATTGCCAATCACTACAGCCGCGAAAATGGCAAATTGAAAGGTGAATTAGCTGATTTAGGCAGGCAAGTGTGCTTCCTGCTCAAAGAAATTGAGCATAGTCGTGGTGGAGCAATACCTAATGGCGATCATGACTCTTCACAAACAACTTCTAATACCACCAACTCATCAGATTTGAACTCCTCgcgtattatttctaaaactttgGTGACATTCAGTGATATCCAAGAGTTGCAATCGAATAACCAAAAGCTACTTAGAATGATTCGCGAAATGACTGACAAGCAGGAAGAATTTGAACGCCACAAAGAACAATTTGAAAGTGGAGAAAtgcaaaacaaaattgaatCTTTGAAAAATAGGGTAGTGGAATTGACTGAGGCCCAAGACCGTCAAACTAAAATGGTGAATGGCTTGATTAGACAGAgagatatgtttaaaaaattgtatcaCGACCACATGAAAGGAAAGCGACATGAATTATCTGCTTTCGAAGTTGCAGAATTAGAAAAGAGTGGCATGTTTCCCACAGATGTCCAGTCTCCGGAAATAGTTAGTAAACCTGCCATTCCTGAACCATCTtcgtttgaaattaaatacaaagaaaCGGAAAAGCAGCTTGAACTTCTGAAAGAAGAATACAAGACATATAAAGAAGAGAAAATAACCAATGAAAGAATGTTATTTGAACAAATAGATAATATGAGACAGGAAATAGCTAAACTTACTGCTGCAAACAGTAAATGCTCTTCAACTTCGGAATACAACAATGAGAGATTAAAAATTTTGCAAACAAATATAACAACTTACAAGAAGCAAATAACTTCTTTAGAAGAAAAGAACAAAGCGTACAATGCAACAATAGCTAAACATGAAGTATCCCTCCAACATCTTAGAGATGAAGCTTTGAATGCTCAAAGTAAATTAGCTGCAGCAGAAATTCAATTAGATAACTTGAAACTGGAGTTAAAACTACTGAAAGACGCAGAGGCGCGTTTACAAACAGAAAAAGAAATGTTGAATAGAGAAAGGCAAGGTCAATCACTCCTCCTAAAGAATTTGGAGTTGATCAAAGCTAGTCTGGAACGTGTCGAAGCCGAGAATCGCATCAAACTTGAATCCAGATTAGATGAAGCCACTAGAGAATGTTCAGCATTGAGAAGAAGACTGCAAGAAGAACAGGATCGTTTTAGAGAATTAGCAGCTCATCTAGAGCGACAGACAAACACTGCAAAAGAACGAATGCAAGAAGAAAAGAAAGCAGCGGACGATCTCAGAAAAGAACTTACCGAAATGCGACAAGATTTGGCAGAAAAGGCTAAGGCCCATGAGGAATTGGCCAAAAAGCTTAAAATAGCTCTTTCTCCCAATACAGATGGATCATTTGACACTGTGAAGAAAATAAGAGATCTGGAGAATAAGTTATCTGACAGGCAAGAAGAAGTAAAATCACTACAAGAACAGTTGAATGTAGCCAAAGAACATATCAAACAATATTGCGATATATCGGAAAGCGCTGAAAAAGAACTAAAATCTCTCAGTGCTGAATATGAATCCTACAAGGCCGAAACTGAAGCGAAATTGGCTGCTTATACTAGCAAGCTACAGAATATGGAAGACAAGTGCTCAGAATTGGAAGCTGAACTGTCTCTCCATGCTAATGGAGAACATTCAAACAGTAACACTACACTGAAGAATGAATTAGCTAATGTGCGTGAAGAATTAAACGCTGCTTTAGCTAACATGGAGAGTTATCGCACTGAACTGGAAACGGCGCGCTCTGAGATGACTAAGTTGTCGCATTCTTTACAAAGCGCTGAAGAAAAGTACACACACGAAATGATTTTACATTCTTCAGATATACAGTGCTTATCTCAAGTAAAAGAAGAATTGCAAAAAGCACAGAACCAAATAAACGAATTAATAGCACTGAAAAATCGTGCTGTAGAAGAGCTCGAAACTGAGAGAAAATCCTGGCTTGacagacaaaaaatattgatgactGAAAATGAACAGCTCACTGAGCGTTTGAAAGATTTAAATGATCAGAATTCTCTCTTACATGATCAGATACAAGCATTAGGTACACAACTTTCAGTATCGCATGCGTCCAGATCACGATCAGAAAGCATAAATGAATCTGCAAATGAATCTGGCATGAATATTTCAATTGGTGAGGACGACGGAAAGTCCTCAGAGCAATTATTCCAGATCGTTAAATTTTtgagaaaagaaaaagatataGCAATGGCTAAATTTGATATACTCCAGGCAGAAACAATGCGACTGAAATCGCAGTTAGAAATCGTTGAGAAACAGCTGGATGATACGAAATTATCTCTGGCGGCTGAAAGAGAAAAGTCAGAGGTAAGCATGGTCACAGTCAATAAACAGTCAGATATTTTGAGGAAAGTGGAAACGCTTAATGCTTTGACGGATAGCAACCGCATCTTAAGAGAAGAACGTGACACATTGACTGCTCGAGTTGAAGAACTGGCTGCAATAGCTAAAACTACAGAGTCTCAGTTGGCACCCTTACAAGATAAAATATCTGACTTAACATCGAAGAACGAAACCTTGCAGTCTGAAAATAGTGCCCTTAAAGCAGACTGTGCTAGATGGAGGACTAGGGTAAATGCTTTAGTTGAGCGTGCTAACAAGACAAGTCCCGAGGATTGGAAACGACTTCAAAATGAAAGGGAAACTTTAGCCAAAATGTTAactaatgaaaaagaaaatgttagaaAACTAAATGAAGAACTCAGtgcaattaaaattgaaaaatctaAGTTAGAAGAACAATATACCCTAGTATCCCGTCAACAAAATGCTTTGGCAGAAGAAAACAAGAAGCTTAATGAAGAGTTGCAAACTCTTAAGGATGATATGGCTCGCGTAACTGAAGAAGTAGCTAAAGTGAAAGCAGAGCTTTCTTTGATGGGTGCAACAAACACCAAATTAACTGAAGAACTAGCCACTAAAGATGCATCATTGATTGATATTAGAAATAAGGAAAATCAAATACGAAAAATTGCTAAGAAATATAAAGCCCAATATGAAGAGTTGATGAAGACTGTTGACGAAGATAAGAAGAGAAACGAAGGAAGCATAGCTGCAGCGGATGCCGCGATGACGGAAAGTAATAAGAAATTCGAAGAGCAAATAGCTGAGCTTCAAGCTAAATTAGAAGTCGAAaaagtaaatactgaaaaattaaaacaagagtTAGAAACTCTGCGAACAGCAAATATGGAGAAGGAAGAGAAATCCAAACAAGTTTTGAAACAAGCTAAAAGTAAAATTGTTCAACTGACTGAGCTAAAGAATTCACTAAGCCGTGAATTAGATGAGTCCCGCAACAAGATAGGTGCTCTTGAGCAAAGTACTCGAGATGAGCAGGATGTTAGAGTAGCACTCATTAAATCTCAGTATGAAGGTCGTTTATCGCGACTAGAGAAAGAACGAAGTGAAGCTCAGGCAGAAAAGACCAGGGAGGTAGAGGCTTTGCATCAAAAAGTAACCATGCTTCAGCGACAACTAGCCAGTCAGGCGTCGGCATCTAAACAGCAAGCGACAGCAGAGAAGACAACCACAGATCCACCTACCGCTAACATAAAACCGATGGCAG GAGTAGCACAACAAAGTGTGACTGCGAGTAGACGCGGAGGTGAGACGCCGCTGGCCTCTATCAGGCCCATGGCACAGGTCGGGCCCACTGCGCCGCACGACGCTCACACCACGGAGTACATGCCCGCCTCATCGTCGCGACCTCTGCCTCGAGCTGCATTAGCTGCTTCCACGGCGCCTCCAGAATCCACTCAG GATATGGATACCAGTGAGGCAGGAATGGGTAGCTCCGGCTCTAGTGATAGTACTGCACAACCATCTTCACATACTCAGCCACCACAACAG GCAGTCGCAATGGTCATGCCTCGCATTGAACAGCCGAGTGCGGCAGCGTCCGTCAGTGTATCTGGCGTTTCTGCAGCCAGCTCGGCGGCGACGCCCAGTGTGCCTACGCCGGCTGCTTCCGCTCCTCCCTCGACTG GTACCACGGGCGCGGGAGCGTCGGTGGCCGGGTCGCAGGCGTCGGGCAGCGTGAGCACGTCGCACGCGCCGCCGGGAGTCAGCACGTCGCAGCCGGCGGCCGGCGTCAGCACGTCGCACGCGCCCGCGGGTGTCAGCACATCACACGCACCACCCGGAGTCAGCACGTCACAGGCGCCGCCCGGCGTCAGCACGTCCCACGCTCCACCCGGCGTCAGCACTTCTCACCCGCCGCCCGGCGTCAGCACTTCCCACGCGCCGCCCGAGTCGCGCCCGTCCAAACGCAGGCTTCAACAACGTCCGTTAGCCGCTAAAAGAACTAGAGTACAG GGATTCGAGCGGTCCGTCGAAGTGGAGTACCAAGTGCCGACGTCGTCGCGATGCGATCAGGACGACGAGGGCGTCATAGTTGTCGACTCCGAGGAAGACGACGAGCGCTGTACCGGCACTATGTATCGG GAGGGCGAAGAGGACGAAGAAGACATGGATGAAGAACAAGAAGTGGAAGGTGGCGAGGAGGAGGAAGAAGTTGAGGGTGATGACGCAGAGAATGTAGCTCGCCAG GAATCTCCGGCGCAGTCACCAGAGGCGGGCGAGGACGCGGAGGAGGTGGAGGAGAGCGAGCTGCGGCCCAgcgcctccgccgccgccgaGGCCGACAGCGAGCCCGCGCCCGCCATCCAGCAGATCGAAGCTATCAGCAGCGGCACTGAAC cGAGTGGAACACTATCTCTCGGCGGCAACGGAGGCGACGACGGTGACGACAGTATAGTACCCTCAACGCCCACACTCTATGTTCCGAGACGCAACGACGG